In Syngnathus typhle isolate RoL2023-S1 ecotype Sweden linkage group LG13, RoL_Styp_1.0, whole genome shotgun sequence, the sequence atccgatgacacgactacaaaatcGATCCTCgcactgcggcctagggtgtcctggtgccaagtggaCACCCTTatatttgaacatggtgtttatcatagaaaatccgtgtcgagcacagaagtccaacaatagaacaccgctcgagttcagatcgggggggggccgttcctcccaatcacgcccttccaggtctctctgtcattgcccacgtgagcattgaagtcacgcAGTAGaatgatggagtccccagaaggagcgctctccagcacttcctccagggactccaagaagggtgggtactctgagctgccgtttggtgcatagacacaaacaacagtcaggacccgtccccccacccgaaggcggagggaggctaccctctcgttcaccggggtgaaccccaatgtgcaggcgcccagccggggggcaataagtatacccacacctgctcgacgcctctcaccgtgggcaactccagagtggaagagagtccaggccctctcgagagggcttgtaccggaacccaaactgtgcgtggaggcaagtccgacgaTATCTAgtcatgtcccaagagccagcttctgcagccggggatcagaccgccaaggtccctgcctttggccgccgcccagctcgcactgcacccgacccatttggcccctcccacaggtggtgagcccatgggaagtaGAAGCACACAGTTCACAAAAACTTAATGACATCCCTTGGCTGACACATCCCACCcagaaagaaaacacatttaGGTTGACGTCTGGAATTgtagcaaacaacacaaaaaggagCAGCAGATAGCTTTCCTAACATATTGTACCTTTTTTATGTGATCTGACCTTCCTTTAAAGCAGGAAGCCACAATTTTTAAGTCACTCGTCGTATTCACTCCAGATGGCCAGAGGGCACATCCTTCATAAATATGTGCACGTCATTTTttacaaagggaaaaaaaacaggatcTTTTTAGATAAGCCTCAAATAAGCATATCGCCCCGGTGATTGTCTTTGCGGTTTCAGTTTCATATTCATTACTCGCTCAAGGATCGGGCTCTAAAGGCTTAGATGGTGTGAAGTGTTGCGTCTCCCCCCCTCAGCAAAGTGTTTCCCAGAATGGGGCCTATTTCTGTGCCCTCTTCAAAAATGTCTGATGAAACGTAGATCCTGACATGAAAACACCCCAACATGCCTCGTGAAACCGGAGCTCTTCTCGAAAGACGGGAAAAACAATCGTGGCCCCAGACGTGCGCCTGCTGGAGTCTGCCCTCCAAAATCCGACTTAGCTCAGCATTTCTGATGATTAAAAGCAGCGGTGCCTCCCCCACTGCCTCCCATCTTTCCCTCCCACTCTACTGCTCAGTCCTCCTTAAACGTCCTTCTTTACTCCCTGTTGTTTGtattatttccccccccccccccctcctttctccTAATCTCAAAACATCGCGCCAAGAGTTTCACTTATGGGACTGGAAGACAACATCCGCATGGGCCTGAGAAAGGGTTCCTGAGCGTGAACAGCTGTTGTGAGTTAACGCTACCCCCCACCCCAATCTGACTCACATGTCTATCGTCAGTCCTAGACGtgggtttatttacatttgttcACGGAGGTATGCCCCCTGCGTTGTCAACGTGTTTTCTCAGGTTTAGAATTGcaccaataaaaacacattcaaaCAGAAAGTTGCCGCTTTTAAGACtttaagatgcttttaaagTTAGAATAGTAGGACAATCACAGTTGAACTCCAAAATAGAACAAATTCTTAATACTGGACAATTTTCTCTATAGGACTAGTAGAAGTGATctatattccatttttttttttttttaaagtcagcaTTTCAAACATTCTTAACTGTAATCCAAGTATAAACAAATGTGCATAGTAAAACAAATAAGCACTCCTTATCTTCAATGACACTTGTGAAGGATGTGTTCCACTCATCTGGAGTTGAAACAAATATCATTGGCAATAGCAAAACCATAAAATATTCAACCGTGACTATGACCTCACAACTGTCGCAGCATCATCCCACAATATTCTAAGTGAGACAGTAGAAACAAAAATCGTGATCCCACTgcaacaattatttttttaatttatacaaAGGGGATCTGTCACTCAATTTTGCCGTGTCCCATCAGATCATCATTGGGGAGAGCTACCGGATCTACTTCCTCAACGAGGGCTCCAAGTCATTTGTAGGGAATCCCTACATCTCCGCCCTGTACAAGCAGGTGGGCGTGTTTGTCTTTGGCTGCGCCATCAGTCAGTCTTTCACCGACATCGCCAAAGTGTCCGTGGGCCGCCTGCGCCCGCATTTTCTCGACGTGTGCAAACCCGACTTCACTACTATCAACTGCTCCCTGGGCTACATCACCGACTACCAGTGTCAGGGGCCCGAGAGTAGAGTCCAAGAGGCCAGGTTTGTCATCATTACTAATAAGCAGGATGGACCAGAATGGTGAAATGAAATTTTTATTGACTGAAACCAACTTACTTGTTTTCTCCTCAGGAAGTCTTTCTTTTCTGGACACGCCTCCTTTTCCATGTACACCATGCTTTATCTGGTGGTGAGTTACTGTTTTGTTGAGTTGTTTCTCAATCGTCCTATTTGTGTATAGCAAGCTGTGGAAAAACATTCCAAATAAATAAGTGTTGAATTTGGTAATTTCTACAGTTTTACCTTCAGTCTCGTTTCTCCTGGCATGGAGCCCGGTTGCTGCGCCCTCTGACCCAGTTCACCCTCATCATGATGTCCTTCTACACCGGCCTGTCCCGCGTCTCTGATCACAAGCATCACCCCACTGATGTTTTGGGTGGTTTCGTTCAAGGTGCGCTGGTGGCCTACTGCATTGTgagtgcccccccacccaaaaagtTTTTACATATGTATAaaatatgtatgtgtttgtgcgAGTCCTGTCATCTAACAAGTAAGGTGAGACGACAAATCGAATTAATCGCCTCatattttaataatcaagtaATGCATGATAAAGATAATGAGACAAAAATTACTGACTTATTTTTTTGCTCTCTAGGTGTTCTTCGTCTCAGATTTGTTCAAGGCCAAAGGGAGACGTTGCGCCTTATCTTTGACTCCTGTGAAGAAAGACCTCGTCCCTCCAGCAGACATCAGGGAGAGGAGCAATCATCTCATCATGGCATAGCAAGCCCTGCAAACTGTCCATTCAGAAATCACTATGACAGACACTGGCTCCGCAAACTGGGACTAAATGAACAAGAACAGTGTGTGGAGGAAGTAGAAGATTCCCTAAGATGAGAAAAGGCTGCAGGAAAAACACAAACGGAAACCTGCACGTGTTTGCTGGGTGTCACTGCAGAATTCCATGTTGCAAGAGAGAGGACTGATCAGCCTCCTTTGTGAAGGATATCATCTTGGAGTTGGAGGCCTCCTCCCACTGTCAAGGTTGTTCCATGCGCACAGGGTGAGAAATAGCAGCTGCATCCAGCATGCAAGCAATTATCCTTCCACTCACTCGCTGTGCGGCCCATtccagttaaaaaacaaattcctTGAGTTTAGGAAGGATGTTGCATTACTCTTTCTATTGTAGTAATCAATATGCAAATTGTAAAGAAACGTTTGATTTCTAGCACTATGTTAGCTAAACACATTAGCCGTTACCACTTGAATGACCTGAAGTGAAGCTTTTGAAAAGCTTTGTAAACGTTTAGTGTTGTTTGTGATTTCTTATCAATAGTGCacatgagagtgtgtgtgtgtggggcgggggaggggggggggggcgcacatGTACATCAGACGTGGGTCTCATTCTGCTGGCTCGGATGAGTCCCCCAACAAAGCCATTTAATGAAAAGGACTGTCTCTTACATATACCagacgtctgtgtgtgtgtgtgtgtgtgtgtgtgtgtgtgtgtgtgtgtgtgtgtgtgtgtgtgtgtgtgtgtgtgtgtgtgtgtgtgtgtgtgtgtgtgtgtgtgtgtgtgtgtgtgtgtgtgtgtgtgtgtgtgtgtgcgtgcgtgtgtgtgtgtgtgtgtgtgtgtgcgcgtgcgtgcacgcgcgcgcgctATGTGCCTCTCTGTCCAGCCATAGACGGAATACTTGTTCGTGGAGACACTGTGGAAAACAAGCGTCACATGCCGCGCACGTTCTAAAAGTGTTGCTAATCCGAGTGATGATTCACATCACTGACAAATCCTGTGACAATgtcatgtgttttattttacacaGGCATTTATGTACTTATTGACAGACGGGGTACTCTTTAGAACAGGTACCAAAGCACAACCTCACTAAACAAATAACTTTATAAGGATTTGGCACGTTGTAAAGCACCTTGTAAAACTCATCGTGATGAGTTTCTGCTTCCTATTGGATTGTTACATTGGCTTTGTACACATTTAAACAGGTTTTCATGCAATTTTTTGTTGTAATAGAAAATAAGACTTTTTCTTTTGACAACTTTGAACCACTGATTGAAAGCTTCATTTTACCAGTTCTATTTGTGATTGTCTTGAAGAGCTATAGTGCGTCAGAATTTTATGTTCAGTATGTTACATTGTATCAAAAGTGTTTGTAAGTGTGCCTGTTGTGGAAAATCATCACTCGGACTTTGTGTCTACACCTGTGTAAATGCTGCTTGAAGAGGTGAGCGTCATTGTTAATAAAGAGGGCTTAAAAAAACTTCAGTACATTTCTGTTTAAAGTGCCGCACAGTATTTTTGTTTAAAGTGCCTCACAGTATTTTTGTATTGCCAACGTTCAATTGTTGTATCACACTACACGATGTAAAAGTGTCTTGAATAAAATACGCAAAAATCAAGccgttttcattatttttaacaCAAGATTTCATAGGTGGAAACACGGAATGTTTGGTTTTCATGGAGTAATTCAGTAGTGCACCAACTTTGCGTGTGATGGAGAGATCTGGGCGTGGGTCAATGGTCAACTTCCATGCTCAGTTTCCTGTGGGGAAATAGTGCACATTCCAGACTATAAACCCTCTCCCCAATGGCACTCTGGAATAATATAGACTTTGCATAGGTATGGCGGGGTGGCTGTGCACATTTACTTTGGAGAATAGTGTACATAGTAACGTGGTTCACACGCAGGAGATCCCTTCAGGTTCTAACTAAGTCTTATGTCCCCACACGATGTGTCGGTTCGAAAAAACCCGGCAAGCTCATTCTTCACGTTACTTAGAAGTAGGTTACTGTTACTTAGTTTAATAAGctgcaaaatgtgttttgtgtgttgtggTTTAACCTATTTGAGGTGAAGGATGACCTGTATTGGAGCgcattagcatgttagcatgcaCTGTGCGCTTGAGTGGACACATTCTGGTGTCACACCGTCTGAAATTAAAACTTGAATTTTGACAGCATGTCCACAAAGATATGCTGTGATATTTGCTTTGTTCGATGTGTGAGAAGACAAATAAGTTGAGATGACAAAGAAAGATGAAAGAAGAATCGTTCCAGGAGTGCAGGAAGGCAGCCTTCAACGGCAGGGGTGCTCTGCCTCACCTGTCAtcaacatctaaaaaaaaaaaacaataacatgaaatgaatattaatatttagtaatatttatacATGACTAATTTCGAATATAATTTAAATCGCAGAAATTGCatatttcttgttcaaatacAAAGGTGAAACGCTCCGTTTTGCTGATTGGACATAACACCCACAGTAAAAAGGCACTGGCTGAGGCAGATAGTACTCTGCCGCACTGAAGGGCGACGTTCGTGAGCAAGCGGGTGACTAATGCTTCCCAATTTGTTTTGCTGTAGAGGTAGACACAACTGATATCACAAAGCACAGATCTGTTATTTTGCAGTATTTAATGACGTGAGTGATGATAGACGTGCCCCTGCTGtagctactaggggtgtaaatcgcgggtttcgtcacgatacgatataatatcgatataaagaactacgatacgatatttgccgatatcttaaagcctgctgcgattcattcacgatatatcgcgatatagtgctctacgatcgatttttttttttaataaaaaatatagaacaatatcctgatttataacaattcatacgcaaaatcaacaaggtactgcaaactctttatttaggaaattacaagagtattgtataggggtgtaaatcgcgggtttcgtcacgatacgatataatatcgatataaagaactacgatacgatatttgccgatatcttaaagcctgctgcgattcattcacgatatatcgcgatatagtgctctacgatcgatttttttttttttttttttttaataaaaaatatagaacaatatcctgatttataacaattcatacgcaaaatcaacaaggtactgcaaactctttatttaggaaattacaagagtattgtagtatacaaactgcttactttaacactgaactttgatgtcgtgttttttctttaaatgtgcggcgagatttgtgctccctgaatatttgatcaccgcgtggcaggatttacaaactgcacgtgtcttgtccgttgagccatcttttctttggaatccatagtgcttccaaacgaatgacttgaagcctaaaagggagcaaatttcctcgtctctttggacactagccatagcaccagcccaggagccgcgtactagttgtcgcctccccctttcacgtgcgtgctctgctcacaacacaacaacgccgggcgcactgctcccggagagaggaagcaagcaacaatgaactggatttcaaaataaagtcgcgtctaatgtccgaggtcaaacacggcgatataaatcgatgtttacctttagcatcgatgccaatatatcgtagagcattatatcgattaatcgatgtgtatcgatgtatcgttacacccctagtagctacctaccgtttttttccgtgtatagtgcgcccccatgtatagtacgcacccctaaaaatggcatgctgatgctggaaaaaagcttgtacccatgtataatacgcacccaatttttatgaatttttctaaaaaaaaaaatttaatttttttttttttttttaagtccctatgatcgtcacacacgcagggaggcaatgggtcccatttttatagtctttggtatggtcttaactaggctggatgtaattttttttgttggcgttgatttctccgactgcccgtaaacgcaccaccgcgctccgtgcgcatggagcgtgtttgaagtgaacagcagagaagaaaggaacaaggcaaagtgttgtgaaataaaatattacctgtaatacggatttaggtagagaactgaactctcgctctttatatagctgacgtgtcttgctcatccgttctgcgcatctgtaatggcggcctccgtatgatatccggtttgcgtgtgtgcgagagcgagagagagcgagagagagagcgtgcgagagaacgctcaaccgtagcgcgccgccgaccgcccaactgcaccgggctggtcgattattgtgacagagccgtcgctgaaatttagaagatattttttaagtcctgatgtactttctaaaatttaagtggacctcagtgcgcactgcgcagggagcttaatttggtgcggtcgcgcaaccgcggcgcgccgggcgctcactgtcgcattgcttaaagagcgcctttgtgttttaggatgaacagcagagaccaaaggaacaaggcaaagtgttgtgaaataaaatattacctgtaatacgcattttgttatttgctgattgaaactgctaattaaactgtgaattgaaactaataggaagaaaacaactctcgctctttatatagctgacgtgtcttgcgcatccgttccgtgcattttatttcacaacactttgcctttcttctctgctgttcacttcaaacacgctccatgcgaccgcaatgctctcgtatcagacgcttgctcgatcacctggtcgtttgctgtcccgtgcgcgcacgaagcgcggtggtgcgtttacgggcagtcggagaaatcaacggcaacaaaaaaaattacatccagcctagttaagaccataccaaagactataaaaatgggacccattgcctccctgcgtgtgtgacgatcattgggacttaaaaaaaaaaaaaaaaaatttaaaaaaaaaattttttttttttttttttgtacccatgtataatgcgcaccccagattttaggacaataaattagttagattttgcgcactatacacggaaaaaaacggtatgtcttgGGAGTGTTGTAGAAATACAGCTGTTGTAAAAAGTTAGTAGCTCAAACATTTGGAGCTGCTGTGATAGCATCGGGCCAAAATTGAAGAAAAGGTGCCTAAACTGAAGGAAAATAACTAAGACTACGGTAAAGGCAAGACTACAAACAgtgcgcgcgcatgtgtgttGTATTCTCTATGAATGGCCACAGCCTGACATGTTTGTGAACCACCTCTGACCATTTAGCAATCACTGTAGCAAGATTTCCTTAAAGATACTCTCTTAAAGATAGACGCAAGTACCATTAACAGTAAacgctaggggtgtaacgatacatcgatacacatcgattaatcgatataatgctctacgatttattggcatcgatgctaaaggtaaacatcgatttatatcgccgtgtttgacctcggacattagacgcgactttattttgaaatccagttcattgttgcttgcttcctctctccgggagcagtgcgcccggcgttgttgtgttgtgagcagagcacgcacgtgaaagggggaggcgacaactagtacgcggctcctgggctggtgctatggctaatgtccaaagagacgaggaaatttgctcccctttaggcttcaagtcattcgtttggaagcactatggattccaaagaaaagatggctcaacggacaagacacgtgcagtttgtaaatcctgccacgcggtgatcaaatattcagggagcacaaatctcgccgcacatttaaagaaaaaacacgacatcaaagttcagtgttaaagtaagcagtttgtatactacaatactcttgtaatttcctaaatgaagagtttgcagtaccttgttgattttgcgtatgaattgttataaatcaggatattgttctatattttttattaaaaaaataaataaaaaaaaatcgatcgtagagcactatatcgcgatatatcgtgaatgaatcgcagcaggctttaagatatcggcaaatatcgtatcgtagttctttatatcgatattatattgtatcgtgacgaaacccgcgatttacacccctatacaatactcttgtaatttcctaaataaagagtttgcagtaccttgttgattttgcgtatgaattgttataaatcaggatattgttctatattttttattaaaaaaaaaaatcgatcgtagagcactatatcgcgatatatcgtgaatgaatcgcagcaggctttaagatatcggcaaatatcgtatcgtagttctttatatcgatattatatcgtatcgtgacgaaacccgcgatttacacccctagtaaacgcGACTGCATGTGGCGAGTAGTTTAACCGGTTGATGATGCGCACAATTTTCTGCTTTTGCATATATTCAGCTGAGCTTTCTTTTGGCAATGCAAAAAGGCTTTCTTGAACTTAACAGGATGCTTTTTCATGTGGTTGGAGGGGAAAACTGTTGTGTTCCCACTAGTTTAAAAGctattaataggggtgtaacgatacatcgatacacatcgattaatcgatataatgctctacgatttattggcatcgatgctaaaggtaccgtttttttccgtgtatagtgcgcccccatgtatagtacgcacccctaaaaatggcatgctgatgctagaaaaaagcttgtacccatgtataatacgcacccaatttttatgaatttttttaaaatattacctgtaatacgcattttgttatttgctgattgaaactgctaattaaactgtaaattgaaactaataggaagaaaacaactctcgctctttatatagctgacgtgtcttgcgcatccgttctgtgcatatcatacggaggccgccattacagatgcgcagaacggatgcgcaagagacgtcagctatataaagagcgagagttcagttttctacctaaatccgtattacaggtaatattttatttcacaacactttgccttgttcctttcttctctgctgttcacttcaaacacgctccgtgcgaccgcaatgctctcgtatcagacaaggcttgctcgatcacctgctcgtttgctgtctcacaatgtaccctacacaaatccgaaacatttgttgcggctccgagtcacgacgaggggcaagttttggtttccaagggtgtttttattcctcttcaacgtctctcccatacagagccgcctctttcccgtgcgcggtggtgcgtttacgggcagtcggagaaatcaacgccaacaaaaaaaattacatccagcctagttaagaccataccaaagactataaaaatgggacccattgcctgcctgcgtgtgtgacgatcattgggacttaaaaaaaaaaaaaaaaaaaaaaaatttaaaaaaatttttttttttttttttgtacccatgtataatgcgcaccccagattttaggacaataaattagttaaattttgcgcactatacacggaaaaaaacggtaaacatcgatttatatcgccgtgtttgacctcggacattagacgcgactttattttgaaatccagttcattgttgtttgcttcctctttctgggagcagggagcagtgagcagtgcgcggcgttgctgcacgtgaaaggggagtcgacaactagtacgcggctcctgggctggtgctatggctagtgtccaaaaagacgaggaaattggctcccctttaggcttcaagtcattcgtttggaagcactttgggttccaaagaaaagatggctcaacggacaagacacgtgcagtttgtaaatcctgccatgcggtgatcaaatattcagggagcacaaatctcgccgcacatttaaagaaaaaaacacgacatcaaagttcagtgttaaagtaagcaatttgtatactacaatactcttgtaatttcctaaataaagagtttgcagtaccttgttgattttgcgtatgaattgttataaatcaggatattgttctatattttttattaaaaaatatatatatcgatcgtagagcactatatcgcgatatatcgtgaatgaatcgcagcaggctttaagatatcggcaaatatcgtatcgtagttctttatatcgatattatatcgtatcgtgacaaaacccgcgatttacacccctagctaTTAATTATCCAGTGTGACTTACACAGCCCTCTCATGAACTTTTTTACACTCACGCATACACACAGAAATGCGTTGTGAGCACCACAAGTATTTAGATGACTaaactttttgaatttgtcaccAAACAAACTCATTGCACTTTGTTTTTCCATAACTGAGGGCTTACTTTCAACATGTTGAAAATGATCAAATTGTGTCTGGAACTCACTTTGGATTGATAAAATAACGTTTTTCTGAAAGTTTGGGTTATCTGCTCTTGGAGTCAATTCGAAGCCAGTCACAGGGTTTATATCACGTGACATTATTGGCCGACGTCATGAGGCCATTTGTTTTCTCCCTGACGGATGGATGAGTGGGTGGGTAAGATGGATGCTGAGTGGAAGTGGGACGCACCCACCCGATGCCTTTACTGATAAGTGACCTCATTACAGCTCCATTGGGCTTGTTTTGCTCCTTCACAGAGTACTACGATGATGGCTGGCTCCCATTGAGAGCTTTACTTTTAAGCCGCGCCAAGCTCTGCCACTTTCGAGGTTCTTTTTAATCCATCATGCTGCAGGATTTGCAACTTGAGTGCAGCACTATATTGCACTGAGGGCTGTTTGTAGTATCTAATAAGGCAGTGTTTGCCAACCTGAACTGAGCTAAGGCAAACATTTTAGAATTGTCACggatcggatggagcagggcgaccaagtgcagcttggatcaCACATAACCAAACAACGGGGGACGAGACGAGACGGGACGAGACGATTTTATCTCAATTTACTCAGACGTTAAAGAAAAATCTGGGCCTGTTTAGTACACCTGCCCTAAGACGCAtgtgacaaacaaaaaaaaacaaacaagaataaAGGATTGCCAAAAATTATATTAAAACCGATTAAAACAACTACAAATCAAAAACGgcaaacaaaaagcaaacaagTAAAAggaatttaaacaaaaaaagcaaacttTATCTTCCACAATCTCAATCAATTTTATAATAGTTTTCaatcatttcaattcatttgagTGACAACTTAGGTACATTCATAAACACATTAACTGTGGATATGTTCTGATTAAAACTGGGTCGTGTATTTCGGTTCTGAACAAACTTGTGTATCAGCTCTCATTAGATAAGaaatatggaagtttatctgtgccatcggattttgaattcgaatttgtagcactgaatttttttacatccaatttttaacactgaatttttttttgcatctaaatcagactttaaaggtaacagtaacagttaatactgtaatactgtaatgaacttgaacttcacgacgttcctgtttcgacgtcacatgaccaatggagcgtaacttgattggctgaacgttggatgatttgatacagggatcgattacttctcccttggttaccccggatgtccgcgctgaatatttttacactgaatttttggagacatcgaatttttttacactgaatttttttagacattgaatttttttacattgaattttttgagatgtcgaatttttttacactgaattttttaagacattgaattttttgacactggatttttttagacattgaaaaaaaagtcttaggaaaaaaaaattcagtgctagaaattcgatggcttttaacattcaaagtctgatttagatgcaaaaaaaaattcagtgttaaaaattggatgtaaaaaaattcagtgctacaaattcgaattcaaaatccgatggcacagataaacttccataaagAAAAATTTTCTTGACTGGTAAATATACAAAAATGCATCCATATAAGTTACGATGTGGTCGCTTCATCACCCCAAAAGCATTCATTCTCTCCATCTTCTTCTCtatctctcctcctcctcatcctcctttgTG encodes:
- the LOC133165346 gene encoding phospholipid phosphatase 3-like isoform X4 — its product is MAAETKNGGTSLSNCKDHSRRKLLVGVDLFCLFLVILVAVFLHKSPLPPYQRGFFCNDNSISLHYKSSTVSNTVLTAVGVTVPVLSIIIGESYRIYFLNEGSKSFVGNPYISALYKQVGVFVFGCAISQSFTDIAKVSVGRLRPHFLDVCKPDFTTINCSLGYITDYQCQGPESRVQEARKSFFSGHASFSMYTMLYLVFYLQSRFSWHGARLLRPLTQFTLIMMSFYTGLSRVSDHKHHPTDVLGGFVQGVLRLRFVQGQRETLRLIFDSCEERPRPSSRHQGEEQSSHHGIASPANCPFRNHYDRHWLRKLGLNEQEQCVEEVEDSLR
- the LOC133165346 gene encoding phospholipid phosphatase 3-like isoform X5, yielding MQRCLIYEKSMAAETKNGGTSLSNCKDHSRRKLLVGVDLFCLFLAGLPFLVIETSAVQPYRRGFYCDDESITYPAKNGDTISDSVLSAAGILITILSIIIGESYRIYFLNEGSKSFVGNPYISALYKQVGVFVFGCAISQSFTDIAKVSVGRLRPHFLDVCKPDFTTINCSLGYITDYQCQGPESRVQEARKSFFSGHASFSMYTMLYLVFYLQSRFSWHGARLLRPLTQFTLIMMSFYTGLSRVSDHKHHPTDVLGGFVQGALVAYCIVFFVSDLFKAKGRRCALSLTPVKKDLVPPADIRERSNHLIMA
- the LOC133165346 gene encoding phospholipid phosphatase 3-like isoform X1 → MQRCLIYEKSMAAETKNGGTSLSNCKDHSRRKLLVGVDLFCLFLAGLPFLVIETSAVQPYRRGFYCDDESITYPAKNGDTISDSVLSAAGILITILSIIIGESYRIYFLNEGSKSFVGNPYISALYKQVGVFVFGCAISQSFTDIAKVSVGRLRPHFLDVCKPDFTTINCSLGYITDYQCQGPESRVQEARKSFFSGHASFSMYTMLYLVFYLQSRFSWHGARLLRPLTQFTLIMMSFYTGLSRVSDHKHHPTDVLGGFVQGVLRLRFVQGQRETLRLIFDSCEERPRPSSRHQGEEQSSHHGIASPANCPFRNHYDRHWLRKLGLNEQEQCVEEVEDSLR
- the LOC133165346 gene encoding phospholipid phosphatase 3-like isoform X2; translated protein: MQRCLIYEKSMAAETKNGGTSLSNCKDHSRRKLLVGVDLFCLFLVILVAVFLHKSPLPPYQRGFFCNDNSISLHYKSSTVSNTVLTAVGVTVPVLSIIIGESYRIYFLNEGSKSFVGNPYISALYKQVGVFVFGCAISQSFTDIAKVSVGRLRPHFLDVCKPDFTTINCSLGYITDYQCQGPESRVQEARKSFFSGHASFSMYTMLYLVFYLQSRFSWHGARLLRPLTQFTLIMMSFYTGLSRVSDHKHHPTDVLGGFVQGVLRLRFVQGQRETLRLIFDSCEERPRPSSRHQGEEQSSHHGIASPANCPFRNHYDRHWLRKLGLNEQEQCVEEVEDSLR
- the LOC133165346 gene encoding phospholipid phosphatase 3-like isoform X3 encodes the protein MAAETKNGGTSLSNCKDHSRRKLLVGVDLFCLFLAGLPFLVIETSAVQPYRRGFYCDDESITYPAKNGDTISDSVLSAAGILITILSIIIGESYRIYFLNEGSKSFVGNPYISALYKQVGVFVFGCAISQSFTDIAKVSVGRLRPHFLDVCKPDFTTINCSLGYITDYQCQGPESRVQEARKSFFSGHASFSMYTMLYLVFYLQSRFSWHGARLLRPLTQFTLIMMSFYTGLSRVSDHKHHPTDVLGGFVQGVLRLRFVQGQRETLRLIFDSCEERPRPSSRHQGEEQSSHHGIASPANCPFRNHYDRHWLRKLGLNEQEQCVEEVEDSLR
- the LOC133165346 gene encoding phospholipid phosphatase 3-like isoform X6 encodes the protein MQRCLIYEKSMAAETKNGGTSLSNCKDHSRRKLLVGVDLFCLFLVILVAVFLHKSPLPPYQRGFFCNDNSISLHYKSSTVSNTVLTAVGVTVPVLSIIIGESYRIYFLNEGSKSFVGNPYISALYKQVGVFVFGCAISQSFTDIAKVSVGRLRPHFLDVCKPDFTTINCSLGYITDYQCQGPESRVQEARKSFFSGHASFSMYTMLYLVFYLQSRFSWHGARLLRPLTQFTLIMMSFYTGLSRVSDHKHHPTDVLGGFVQGALVAYCIVFFVSDLFKAKGRRCALSLTPVKKDLVPPADIRERSNHLIMA